A window of Primulina tabacum isolate GXHZ01 chromosome 4, ASM2559414v2, whole genome shotgun sequence contains these coding sequences:
- the LOC142541862 gene encoding uncharacterized protein LOC142541862 translates to MRMYIKSIEERAWQRVLDIWSPPRIVDTDGDNRVKPESAWSNDEIQASNFNSKALNAIFTSVDVNMFSLITNCISTKDAWDILQKHCEGSERVRRTKLRMLTSKFESLRMKDNETIVEYDRRLCDNANEVFSLGDPMSNERLVSKVLRSLPEHFNIKICAIDESKDTSTLNLEDLIGLLRTFEMNLDLQKRDKGKAVALQISDDSFDDLIRELNESDFCEDSILFITKKFGDYLKKIRDKKNIVQTPKPPFFVFEKNKRHALSQGKFRPRSELMARPDLNRLDSVQCRECFGFGHYTNECANMLRKNKGMGKCWLQVNPHGVAFATPGRNTTSKTMCLNAKSHSDSRDHQIQDTDSDELTFESVQDMYEELYEDLIKINKINLILSKDNTDLKECVSRLEVVLSKKDLEICRVKDDLEKALKTLGKFNSSSTKLDSMLMMGNNSRAGLGYVKSIYEHGETSNSGAQSTAFIRERKVDPIPSKIDPEVKTLPIKILKPK, encoded by the exons ATGAGGATGTACATAAAGTCCATCGAGGAAAGAGCTTGGCAACGAGTTCTGGATATTTGGTCACCACCTAGAATCGTGGATACTGACGGTGACAACCGAGTCAAACCTGAGAGTGCATGGTCTAATGATGAGATTCAGGCCTCAAATTTCAATTCTAAAGCACTCAATGCCATCTTTACCTCTGTTGATGTCAACATGTTCAGTCTTATTACAAATTGCATATCTACCAAAGACGCTTGGGACATCTTACAGAAGCACTGTGAAGGGTCTGAGAGAGTACGCAGAACCAAACTCAGGATGCTAACTTCCAAATTTGAAAGCTTGAGAATGAAGGATAACGAGACTATTGTTGAATATGATCGAAGATTGTGTGACAATGCAAATGAAGTCTTTAGTCTCGGTGATCCTATGTCGAATGAAAGACTGGTTAGCAAAGTCTTGAGATCCCTACCAGAACACTTCAACATCAAAATTTGTGCGATTGACGAGTCTAAGGACACTTCTACACTTAACCTGGAAGATTTGATCGGCTTACTCAGGACATTCGAGATGAACCTAGACTTACAGAAAAGAGACAAAGGGAAGGCTGTTGCACTCCAAATTTCTGATGATTCCTTTGATGATCTAATTCGGGAATTAAATGAGTCTGACTTTTGTGAAGATTCAATCTTGTTTATAACAAAGAAGTTCGGTGATTATCTGAAAAAGATAAGAGACAAAAAGAATATCGTTCAAACACCGAAACCTccgttttttgtttttgaaaagaATAAGAGACATGCACTTTCTCAAGGAAAGTTTAGGCCGAGGAGTGAATTGATGGCTCGACCTGATCTTAATAGATTAGATTCAGTCCAATGCAGAGAATGCTTTGGATTCGGCCATTATACAAATGAATGTGCCAACATGCTTCGTAAGAACAAAGGTATG GGAAAATGCTGGCTACAAGTCAACCCGCACGGTGTTGCCTTTGCAACACCAGGCCGCAACACCACTTCAAAAACAATGTGTCTCAATGCTAAATCACACAGTGACTCAAGGGATCATCAAATCCAGGATACTGATTCAGATGAACTCACCTTTGAAAGTGTGCAGGATATGTATGAGGAGCTATACGAAGATttgatcaaaataaataaaataaatttgatcCTTTCTAAGGATAATACTGATCTGAAAGAATGCGTGTCTCGACTTGAAGTTGTGCTTAGCAAGAAGGATCTTGAGATTTGTAGAGTCAAGGATGATCTTGAGAAGGCCTTAAAAACTCTTGGAAAATTCAACTCAAGTTCAACAAAACTTGACTCTATGCTAATGATGGGAAATAACAGTAGAGCTGGTCTTGGATATGTGAAAAGCATATATGAGCATGGAGAAACTTCCAACTCTGGAGCACAATCAACTGCTTTCATAAGGGAAAGAAAAGTCGATCCAATCCCTTCAAAGATTGATCCTGAGGTGAAGACTCTGCCAATCAAGATACTAAAGCCGAAATAA